Proteins from one Streptomyces sp. NBC_00390 genomic window:
- a CDS encoding GAF domain-containing protein produces the protein MTYDPTGHLLLTPVDREAPVRVQRLRQLGLGDRPDPAFDEFAQKLAEVTGAPFSMVNFIDENRQFFAGLHTPTGTRSGSDLGAAAAGSGGVSRFMARDHGYCPHVVVRRKALVLEDVCDYPRFAGNPVVDEIGIRSYLGAPLIDRTGIALGTICVVDTEPRPWGRAGLETIKALAAELIEQIHRREDGGI, from the coding sequence ATGACCTACGACCCCACCGGCCATCTGCTGCTGACACCGGTCGACCGTGAGGCCCCCGTCCGGGTGCAGCGGCTGCGCCAGCTGGGATTGGGAGACCGGCCCGACCCGGCCTTCGACGAATTCGCCCAAAAGCTCGCGGAGGTGACCGGGGCGCCGTTCTCCATGGTCAACTTCATCGACGAGAACCGGCAGTTCTTCGCCGGACTCCATACCCCGACCGGTACGCGCAGCGGCTCCGACCTCGGTGCGGCAGCGGCGGGCAGCGGCGGGGTCAGCCGCTTCATGGCGCGCGACCACGGTTACTGCCCGCATGTGGTGGTGCGCCGCAAGGCACTCGTCCTGGAGGACGTCTGCGACTATCCGCGGTTCGCGGGCAATCCGGTCGTCGACGAGATCGGCATCCGCTCCTATCTCGGGGCGCCGCTGATCGACCGGACGGGTATCGCGCTGGGCACGATCTGTGTGGTGGACACCGAGCCGCGGCCCTGGGGCAGAGCGGGCCTGGAGACCATCAAGGCCCTTGCGGCGGAGCTGATCGAGCAGATCCACCGCCGCGAGGACGGCGGCATCTGA
- a CDS encoding GTP-binding protein codes for MAYDEGSETGDLFPTALKILVAGGFGVGKTTLVGAVSEIDPLSTEELLTQVSVATDSLDGIESKTTTTVAMDFGRITLDARHVLYLFGTPGQERFWFMWDELSEGALGAIVLADTRRLEDSFSAVDFFERRGIGFVVAVNEFDGAYRYEPEEVRAAIDLKPEVPVVLCDARIASSGIKTLVTLVQHLLTTTAVPDAAPSYGAPI; via the coding sequence ATGGCCTACGACGAAGGCTCTGAAACCGGCGACCTCTTCCCCACCGCGCTCAAGATCCTGGTCGCGGGCGGCTTCGGTGTGGGAAAGACGACCTTGGTCGGCGCGGTCAGCGAGATCGACCCGCTCAGTACGGAGGAATTGCTCACCCAGGTCAGCGTGGCGACCGACAGCCTGGACGGCATCGAGTCCAAGACGACCACCACCGTCGCCATGGACTTCGGCCGGATCACGCTGGACGCGCGCCATGTGTTGTATCTCTTCGGTACGCCCGGGCAGGAGCGCTTCTGGTTCATGTGGGACGAGCTCTCCGAGGGCGCGCTCGGAGCGATCGTCCTCGCCGACACACGCCGGCTCGAGGACAGTTTTTCCGCCGTGGACTTCTTCGAGCGGCGAGGCATCGGATTCGTCGTCGCCGTCAACGAGTTCGACGGCGCCTATCGCTACGAGCCGGAGGAGGTGCGGGCAGCGATCGACCTCAAGCCGGAGGTTCCGGTCGTGCTGTGTGACGCCCGGATCGCCAGCTCGGGGATCAAGACGCTGGTCACCCTGGTCCAGCATCTGCTCACCACCACCGCGGTGCCGGACGCGGCACCCAGCTATGGAGCACCGATATGA
- a CDS encoding DUF742 domain-containing protein, protein MPAPKDGPLLDDAAGRLIRPYTVSGGRTRPTAALDLLSMVMATGTTPQPQLGPEHSVALGLCDGPTSVAEISAHLRLPAVVTKVLLSDLVDCGALTARAPRGSDTTTDRSLLEAVLDGLRRRL, encoded by the coding sequence ATGCCGGCGCCCAAGGACGGGCCGTTGCTCGACGACGCGGCGGGACGCCTCATCCGTCCGTACACAGTCAGCGGCGGCCGCACCCGTCCGACGGCCGCCCTGGACCTGCTCTCGATGGTGATGGCCACCGGGACCACACCCCAGCCACAGCTCGGCCCCGAGCACAGTGTGGCGCTGGGACTGTGCGACGGCCCGACCTCGGTCGCCGAGATCTCCGCGCATCTGCGGCTTCCGGCGGTCGTCACCAAAGTGCTGCTGTCCGACCTGGTGGACTGCGGCGCGCTGACCGCGCGGGCCCCGCGCGGGAGTGACACAACCACGGACCGTTCTTTGCTGGAGGCGGTACTCGATGGCCTACGACGAAGGCTCTGA